From Actinomycetes bacterium, a single genomic window includes:
- a CDS encoding LLM class F420-dependent oxidoreductase → MRVSTLLQYAGNPREAADAVVALEDAGLDIIWVAEAYGFDSPTLMGYLAAKTERVQIGSAILNIYSRTPALIAQTIAGLDNVSGGRAILGIGASGPQVIEGWHGLPYDRPLGRTRELVELVRRALRREVLTNEGIFTLPLPPGQGTGLGKPLKMLTHPERPAVPIYVAALGVKSVESTAEIADGWLPYPYAPERARDVWGSALDAGTAKRSADLAPLEIAAGGMVAVGDDVKALLDLARPQFALYIGGMGAKGKNFYNDLVSQYGFAAEAEKIQDLYLEGHKKEAEALVPPDLLEMCNLVGPESYVKERIAAFRESGVTVLNVTPVDRDPAGLIRRLKEWTS, encoded by the coding sequence GTGCGAGTCTCCACGCTGCTGCAGTACGCGGGCAACCCGCGTGAGGCGGCCGACGCTGTCGTCGCCCTGGAGGACGCGGGGCTCGACATCATCTGGGTGGCCGAGGCCTACGGCTTCGACTCCCCCACCCTCATGGGGTACCTCGCGGCCAAGACCGAGCGGGTGCAGATCGGCTCGGCGATCCTCAACATCTACTCCCGCACCCCGGCCCTGATCGCCCAGACGATCGCCGGGCTGGACAACGTCAGCGGCGGGCGGGCCATCCTCGGCATCGGCGCCTCCGGCCCGCAGGTGATCGAGGGCTGGCACGGGCTGCCCTACGACCGGCCGCTCGGGCGCACCCGCGAGCTCGTCGAGCTGGTCCGGCGCGCGCTGCGGCGCGAGGTGCTCACCAACGAGGGCATCTTCACCCTGCCGCTGCCGCCCGGCCAGGGCACCGGCCTGGGCAAGCCGCTGAAGATGCTCACCCACCCTGAACGCCCGGCGGTGCCGATCTACGTGGCCGCGCTCGGCGTCAAGAGCGTGGAGTCCACGGCGGAGATCGCCGACGGCTGGCTGCCCTACCCCTACGCGCCCGAGCGCGCCCGGGACGTCTGGGGGAGCGCGCTGGACGCCGGCACCGCCAAGCGGTCAGCCGACCTGGCCCCGCTGGAGATCGCCGCAGGCGGCATGGTCGCCGTGGGCGACGACGTCAAGGCCCTGCTCGACCTGGCCCGGCCGCAGTTCGCGCTCTACATCGGCGGCATGGGGGCCAAGGGCAAGAACTTCTACAACGACCTGGTCAGCCAGTACGGCTTCGCGGCCGAGGCCGAGAAGATCCAGGACCTCTACCTCGAGGGCCACAAGAAGGAGGCCGAGGCGCTGGTCCCGCCGGACCTGCTGGAGATGTGCAACCTGGTGGGACCAGAGTCCTACGTGAAGGAACGCATCGCCGCGTTCCGCGAGTCGGGCGTGACCGTGCTCAACGTGACCCCTGTCGACCGGGACCCGGCCGGCCTCATCCGTCGGCTCAAGGAGTGGACGAGCTAG